A region of the Salvia splendens isolate huo1 chromosome 11, SspV2, whole genome shotgun sequence genome:
GTTTGAAGCAAAATGTGACATCCTTGTTAATAACATTTCTGAATGTTACAACAAGGTCTTACTATTTGCTCGGGAGAAGCCGTTGTATGGGATGCTCGAGTGTATTAGGATGTATCTCATGGATAGGTTTACCACAAGGAGGAAGATGGGGGCAAAGTTGGAGGATGCTTTTGGGCCGAAAATCAGAAAGAAGCTTGAGAAGACAAAGGAGAAGATTGGAGAATGCATGGTGAGAGAGGCAGGGGAGTGGATTTATCAAGTCAATACAAAGTGGAATGACCAATTTGTTGTCGACCTGCGGGACCGCACTTGTAGCTGCAGGCGCTGGATGTTGACTGGATTACCGTGTCAACATGCCATTGCAACGATTGAGATGACTTTGGACAATGTTGACGACTTTGTCGCAAAGTGCTACTCAAGGAAACCTTTGAATTGGTGTATGAAGCCATCATCTATCCGATCCAAGGCCCACAACTATGGACAAAGACGGCCCACCCGAACGTTATTCCACCCGAGCTGACCAAGCTGCCGGGACGTCCGAAGGGAGCTAGACAAAAGAGCGTGCAAGAGGCTCGAGAAATAATAAAAGAGAAGGCTCGGGCAGCCCGTATAGTGCAAGTTAGAGATGACATTAATGGAGGCCAAAAGATGTCACAGAAAGGGTTGATGATGGATTACAAATGTCGGCTTTATGGAGTTGTCGGTCACAACAAAAGAAAATGTCCCCAACGTGAGCCAGCAGCTCCGAGGAGCCCAAAACGCACAAAAGGTATAATTATTTTCCATGTTATAAACCCTAAAAATACATAAACCTTACTAATGTTGATTGTCAACAACCTGTTTTGTAGGGAAGAAGCGGCAGCGAGGCTAAGAGAAACGAAAATGCACATTGTGTCATCATCCCGGTCACAATAAGCTATGATGCCAAACTGTTGTTGCCGATATGTTTGTGGATCAGCCCTCCTCGGCCGTGGGTGACAACCATGCTACTTCATCAACTGTGAAGAAGAACTGAAACTATGCTAATGTGTTTTTGTCTATGAAACAATTGTGTTACCCCCTCAAAACTCTTGTGTTACCACCTGAAATTCTTAGATTTTGGCtgatttggttgattttggtttGGGCAGTGCCCATTGTGGTGGTTTATTGCCTACTTGTTGTAGGTTATGGTGGTTTCACTTTATAAACTGGTGGTTGATTTTGGTGGTTCTCATTTTGGTTAATGTATGTTGAATATGGACAGATTGCAAGGGAAATGAATTGTATGTTGATACTTGTTATATCCCAATCTTAAAATTTCATTCTGAATTGCTAACTTCATTTTGAACATACTTGTTATATCCTAATCTTTAAATTTCATTCTGCATTGAGATACTAATTGCAAGGGATGCCTCGTTATATTCTGAAAAGATAATCACCagattgaaaatattttttgcaCTCTTATGCAACATATTTATATAAGATTACACTgccaatttggtccttaacatttTGATAACATTTTTTGCAATCTTCAATCATACAACTCCTCCCCCGAGATTTAGTCCTTAACATTTTTTGGTCCATCTAAAATGCTTAGATTTGGTACTTACATTTTTTGCACTCTTAGAGCATACAACTCCTCACCCGAGAGCATCAAATCCAGCCTATAAGCCCCTAAATGCACCTCCTCACCCAAGAGCACCAAACTATGCGATACTCACATTTTGAAAACAATGTATATGTAATTCATGGCAACTCTAAAATCATGATATGAAGGTGTAGATCAGTCCATGCCACTGAAAGTCCAGTAACAGCCAACAAGAATATATGCATAGAGTTGCAGATATTCTTGCCCTTCAAACACCAAGAAACGCAATTTTGGAGTGCAATTCATACCATTCTGGAGTACAACATACACCAAGAAACGAAATTTGATTCAGATTCCAGATTTGATTCACCATTGGAAACGGAATTTCATTACTTGAACCCTAATATACAAACAAACACCacaacaaataaacaaaatcCATACATCACAACACTACGTAATTTCTCTATTGCCCTATTATTCTCCTCGATTGATgacaaaatcaaactaaaacTCTCACTTTCGGTCTCCGGCAGCGGCATTGCAGATGTCACGGCATCGTCTTCATCGATTGGCTCACACCACTTGAAAAAACGGCAATCTTTTCTCTCACAAACAAAGTATAGCTTCCCCCTTGTTGGTTTTCCATGGGTGTTGACGATTCTCAGCGAAGCCCGATTCTTGCAATGGCAATTCATACCGGAATCGGAGGTTACGTCTACCGCCACTCTCAATGGTCTCTCTGCTGTGGTTCGAATGGTCCATGGTTGGGGAGTTGGGGTTACTTGATGTTCTTCCGAGAACTAGGGTTTCTTGCGTTTATCTGCCTTCctcagacgaagaagatgaatggaaatgagagagagagaattaaaattagttttatatttattttattaaatataattttgaacCAAATTTGcgtttatttcaaaaaaaattgaatttttataaaacttaatcgggtcaaaattgattaaaattgcTTTGACTGTTACATTCCGTTACATTTTAACTATTCCGTTAATTTTGGACTAAATGtggtccgatttcaaatgtgagagaccgaataattcaaaagataatgttttggacgaaaataaaaaaaacgccatatgttaaggaccattttgggactttagtcttctTAAATTCAttgccaaaaagaaatgtctctattaacaaagAACGGTGTGAGtattaaatattagtagtattgttTGAACTAGTTAACTAAAGATAAGCCTTACTCATGAGTATCATTTTAGTGGTGTAAAAATAAGAATGATGCAACGTCCACGGACGGAAATTGATTTTGTATTGAATTGATGCAAACTAGTGGAGATACAAAATATCAACTGGCTCTAGATTACAACAATGAAGAACATTCAACTCCGGTGACTCGTTTCTCACCGAATCTCACTCAGAAAATAACTCTCTCAACCATGGATGAAACTCTCCTTTCTTCTTGCCTAATCGCTCAGAGATATTTCTCAATTCTGCTCTCTTTAGCTCACACACACCTATTTGTATCAATGCGTGTGTGAGTGCAACATTTACTTCTACCAGCTCAGCTCAGCTCAGCTCGCAATGAGCTCAAGCGGTTGTCAGCACTTAAGAATTGAATTGTTAATATAGTAAACACTTAAATAAGCattgaaatcaaataaataaacccTAATCGTCTGTGGCTAAATAGATAGGGttagagtatccacaatagGGGCGGCGTGGACGGATGGAAGGGGGCGGAAGGGCCATCGCCGAGTAGACGGCGAGGACGCGGTGGGGTGGGGGGCGGCGCAGCGATGCACGCGGCGGGTGAGCCGCGACGGtggacaaatttttttttctcatttttttaaatttattttaattgcctataaatacaccccattcacctcattattttcacaccattccaactctttaTTCACACTGTCTCtttaaaatttgtggattccattgctattaaaaaatgaatgatttgtggaatgacgcgtgagattctctgattcaagaggtgcagaGGGAAGCCGACGAGGATGAttcttcaattttaatttatttaattagccatttttttctaattaggtatagtccgataattttaatattcattgaattaaaatatacaaaaaataaaataaaataaagtgaaatgtggcAAAAAAAAGTATCCACTATTGCAGTGGAAACTTTTTTTGTGGCTGTGGACAAATCAGAAATGGCGGAGGACAAATTGAGCAACAAGAAAGGGCAAAATCATCATTTCACGGTCACGGCAATTGCATGACCGGACACATCTTCCCCAAATCCCACGCTCAAGTCATCATCATCGGCCCATCCGCACCGTGCGATCACATTTTAAGGccaaaacaaattttttttcttctttttttttttgactGAACCTAGACAAAAAAGTCCCTAATTGTCCGCACCAAACAATCAATCATCGCTAAAAACCTAACCCACAGACGTAGCGTGACGCAGTTACCAATGACAATTCGGCCGAATTCGCGTGACCGTCGTTCTCACGCGCTCCCCCCGCCGATTACCAACACCCCCTCTCCCAGTCAGCCCTATCCCCTTTTTCTCCCATACATATCATCTCTCAACCCACAATCGCCTCCCGCCGCCTCTCCTTTCCCCCCCAATTTCCTTTCCCGATTCCTTCCCCTCGTTGAATTGAATTCGCTAGGGTTACCGATCCATGGGCGATTTGACGGAATCTTCGACTCCTCACGCGCCGGCACCGCCGCGGCAGGGGCCTTTCCGCGAGGACTGCTGGACGGAGGAGGCGACGGCGACGCTCGTCGATACCTGGGGACAGCGCTACCTCGAGCTCAACCGCGGCAACCTCCGCCAGAAGGATTGGCAGGAGGTGGCCGATGCGGTGAACGCGCTCCACGGCCACACGAAGAAGACGCACCGCACCGACGTGCAGTGTAAGAACCGGATCGATACTCTGAAGAAGAAGTACAAGACGGAGAGGACGAGGATCGCTGAATCCAACGGCGCCCTAGCCTCGTCCTGGCCGTTTTTCTCCACTTTGGAGCACTTGATCGGATCTAATTTCAACAAGCACCAGCAGAGTAAGGTGATTACGTCGCCTCAATCTGCGCCGCAGCTGTCTCTGCCTGCTCCGCCGCTGGCTGTGCCGTTATCCTATCGCAAACCGATGAATCCTGCGGTGGTGACGCCGTTTAGTCTGCCGCAGAAGCGTCCGATGTCGTCGCCGGTCGTGGATAAGTCGTTCTTCAGGAGAAATTACTCGGCGATGGCTGCTGCAGCAGCTGCACCTGACGATGAGGCtgatgatggtgatgatgagGAGTTGGAGGGTGATGAAGTGGAGGGAAGCGAGGATGGGgctgaagaggaagaagaggtaGGGCAAGAAGGGATGAGGAGACTGGCAAAGGCTATAGAGAATTTTGGGGAAATTTTTGAGAAGGTAGAGGGTAATAAACTGAGGCAGATGGTGGAGTTGGAGAAGCAAAGGATGCAGTTTGCTAAAGATTTGGAGGTTCAAAGGATGCAATTGTTTATGGATACACAGGTCCAGTTAGAGAAGGTCAAGCGAGCTAAACGACCTGGTTCATCTGATGGTATAGCTGCTATATTGTGATATAATCACTTTTCtatcaaattttgacatttaGCTATATGTTTGCCTGTTCTTTTTCCTTGCTTGGTTGATTATATAAATGAAATTGCATAAAGAGGTTGCATAGTTTGGCACTATGTACTGCTAACTAGTTCGGACTTAGAATAAGTCTGTAATACTGTTCAGGTTGAGGCCTGTATTACCTTGGTGATTCTGGTTGGTTCCTTACATGTGTTTCTCATATAGTAGCTATTAATAGTTTGTCATTGCATATTGACAATTGacttatatatgtatgtgtgtgtgtgtgtgtgattctaGCCCGTTCCTACATATTATTTGCTTTAGTTATAAATAAGAATTGGTCTGCATATTCTGTTA
Encoded here:
- the LOC121754032 gene encoding trihelix transcription factor ASIL2-like; translated protein: MGDLTESSTPHAPAPPRQGPFREDCWTEEATATLVDTWGQRYLELNRGNLRQKDWQEVADAVNALHGHTKKTHRTDVQCKNRIDTLKKKYKTERTRIAESNGALASSWPFFSTLEHLIGSNFNKHQQSKVITSPQSAPQLSLPAPPLAVPLSYRKPMNPAVVTPFSLPQKRPMSSPVVDKSFFRRNYSAMAAAAAAPDDEADDGDDEELEGDEVEGSEDGAEEEEEVGQEGMRRLAKAIENFGEIFEKVEGNKLRQMVELEKQRMQFAKDLEVQRMQLFMDTQVQLEKVKRAKRPGSSDDMYS